One part of the Candidatus Bathyarchaeia archaeon genome encodes these proteins:
- a CDS encoding ABC transporter permease, which yields MGVNFKSVKRLLSDWYMIVVLFVIWGSFTAIAPAFSSVPNIVRVIVFSTPLLAVTLSQNIVILVKGFDLTVGSLVSLMTAILSVLMTWSVAGSIVVAFLVGGLVGLVNGIGVTKFNVNPFLMTLSMMFVVDGITLIIRPSPGGYISRTFASYMMLDLGGIAIGPIVAFIGLALFGALLLEKRHLGRLIYAIGDSEEKAFLRGIDVQRIKLKVYIMSGLFAAFGGLYVAAQALTGDPALGSPLLFASIAAVLFGGTSVTGGVGRFPNTCAAVLILGSITSFLFYQGWIVWYRYIINGALLITAAIVQRYTALGRR from the coding sequence ATGGGAGTTAATTTCAAAAGCGTGAAACGTTTACTTTCGGATTGGTATATGATTGTCGTCCTCTTTGTTATTTGGGGAAGTTTCACAGCTATCGCTCCCGCCTTTTCCTCCGTCCCTAACATCGTAAGAGTAATCGTCTTTTCAACACCTCTGTTGGCAGTTACACTCTCACAAAATATAGTGATTCTTGTTAAAGGTTTTGACTTAACGGTTGGATCCCTAGTCAGTTTAATGACAGCCATTTTATCTGTTCTGATGACTTGGTCCGTAGCGGGATCGATAGTCGTTGCCTTTTTAGTGGGGGGACTAGTTGGATTAGTAAACGGTATAGGCGTTACAAAATTTAACGTCAATCCTTTTCTAATGACTCTTAGTATGATGTTTGTGGTAGATGGTATAACATTAATTATTCGACCAAGTCCAGGAGGATATATTAGTCGAACTTTCGCTAGTTATATGATGCTCGACTTAGGAGGGATTGCGATAGGACCGATTGTTGCTTTTATTGGATTGGCCCTATTCGGAGCATTACTTTTAGAAAAGAGGCATCTCGGACGTTTGATCTATGCCATTGGTGATTCAGAAGAGAAGGCATTTCTAAGAGGGATTGATGTGCAAAGAATAAAATTAAAAGTATATATAATGAGCGGTCTCTTCGCTGCCTTTGGGGGGTTATATGTGGCAGCTCAAGCTTTAACAGGCGATCCAGCCCTCGGGAGCCCCCTACTCTTTGCATCTATCGCAGCGGTTTTGTTTGGAGGTACAAGCGTAACTGGTGGTGTGGGGAGGTTCCCGAACACTTGTGCCGCGGTATTAATTCTAGGGTCTATTACTAGCTTCCTATTTTATCAAGGTTGGATTGTATGGTACAGATACATAATCAATGGTGCTCTACTCATAACGGCGGCAATAGTTCAGCGATATACTGCTTTAGGACGTAGATAA
- a CDS encoding FAD-binding oxidoreductase gives MNLIEELAKIVGPSYVSDDLWVRWSYSMDSSIYDHIEPTPPAIVVRPKSIEEVQEIIRLANMTKTPVYPRGGGTACAGPRGGKMLSSILIDMTRMNDIIEIDEESLTVTAQAGTTWGKLNAELEKKGWRLGFRGPYSGYASTVGGGVAFHSTGMGSTRYGLIPEEVTNLTVVLPNGDLLKTGTAVNPKAKRYYRYCIGPDLAGIFLGSLGTLGVITEVTIRMYPKSTHSAFGAYAFRDYKSCQACYYEWLKNGLAEDLWWYAEDGLNVMVPELAEKGYVSMLAYVVEDVSNALVEARKNLLDQIAVEKGGEPQDPKYSKDGWDYKFETLPRWVSKIGVWQWCCHLNTAGGALKDLEKVLHYINSRKEERERKKVYSATISIAQKNAGHVSTSIYYDESDPESVKLAKEMVNEIVRIAAECGGCNYKPGKQWYAYTIMKNPVYRDTLIRIKKALDPNNIMNPGALTLPDEL, from the coding sequence ATGAATTTAATTGAGGAGTTAGCAAAAATTGTTGGCCCATCGTATGTTTCTGATGATTTATGGGTACGATGGAGTTACTCCATGGATTCATCTATTTACGATCACATTGAACCAACTCCGCCAGCAATCGTAGTAAGGCCGAAGAGTATTGAAGAAGTTCAGGAAATAATACGCTTGGCGAATATGACTAAGACACCCGTGTATCCTAGAGGTGGAGGTACAGCCTGTGCGGGGCCTCGTGGGGGTAAGATGCTTTCATCGATTCTAATTGATATGACCAGAATGAACGATATTATTGAAATAGATGAAGAGTCCCTTACAGTTACCGCTCAAGCTGGAACAACTTGGGGGAAGCTTAATGCAGAGCTAGAAAAAAAAGGATGGAGATTAGGTTTTAGGGGTCCATACTCCGGTTATGCATCCACTGTAGGAGGTGGCGTAGCTTTTCACTCAACCGGTATGGGTAGCACAAGATACGGATTAATCCCTGAAGAAGTTACGAATTTAACTGTAGTTCTGCCAAATGGCGACCTGCTAAAAACTGGTACAGCGGTAAATCCTAAAGCTAAAAGGTACTACAGATATTGTATAGGTCCAGATTTGGCTGGCATCTTCCTCGGGTCCTTAGGAACGCTTGGAGTGATAACGGAGGTAACTATTCGAATGTATCCCAAATCTACTCATAGTGCTTTTGGGGCTTATGCATTTAGAGACTATAAATCCTGCCAGGCGTGTTACTACGAATGGCTTAAGAATGGGTTGGCAGAAGATCTTTGGTGGTATGCAGAAGATGGATTAAATGTAATGGTGCCGGAATTGGCTGAAAAAGGCTACGTATCCATGCTCGCCTACGTTGTTGAAGATGTAAGTAATGCGCTCGTTGAGGCAAGGAAAAATTTGCTTGATCAAATAGCGGTAGAGAAGGGAGGGGAGCCTCAAGATCCTAAATACTCTAAAGACGGATGGGATTATAAATTCGAAACTTTACCCAGGTGGGTTTCGAAGATAGGTGTGTGGCAGTGGTGCTGTCATTTGAATACCGCCGGGGGTGCGTTAAAAGATTTAGAAAAAGTTTTGCACTATATTAACTCACGTAAAGAGGAACGTGAAAGAAAGAAAGTGTACTCGGCAACTATAAGTATCGCTCAAAAGAATGCAGGACATGTATCTACCTCGATTTATTACGATGAAAGCGATCCAGAATCCGTTAAATTAGCTAAAGAAATGGTGAATGAAATTGTTAGAATAGCGGCGGAATGTGGGGGGTGCAATTATAAGCCGGGAAAACAGTGGTATGCTTACACTATCATGAAAAATCCGGTTTATCGAGACACTTTAATTAGGATTAAAAAGGCTCTAGATCCGAATAACATTATGAATCCAGGAGCACTAACTTTGCCTGATGAACTCTGA
- a CDS encoding Gfo/Idh/MocA family oxidoreductase, with amino-acid sequence MEVLVLGEDVGFIRMAELKGRVERMREIGVGMLGYAFMGKAHSQAYIDLPIFFYPPPARPSLVAICGRSEELVSEAAKRYGFKRHYTDWKNLIKDDEVELFDNCASNNMHAEPCIAAAEAGKHVFCEKPLALNAKEAKKMWDAVEKAKVKHMVGFNYRFVPAVRLARKLIEEGLLGRIYHFRARYLQEWIMDPNFPLIWKLRKETAGLGPLGDLGSHIIDLGRFLIGEVKSVSSITTTFIKERPLPEQPGKKGKVTVEDAFEAAVEFDNGAVGTLEATRFAGGRKNFNNFEINGEKASIEFNLERLNELKVYNIAELNKDITGWHTILVTESYHPFIEYYWPHGHIIGWEHTFINEVFHLFDAIVNDKKIGPYAATFEDGYKCNVIMDAISDSAEKGKRIAVKY; translated from the coding sequence ATGGAGGTTTTAGTTTTGGGGGAGGATGTAGGCTTTATTCGGATGGCTGAGTTGAAGGGTAGGGTGGAGAGGATGCGGGAGATAGGTGTTGGGATGCTCGGCTACGCCTTCATGGGCAAAGCCCACAGCCAGGCATACATAGATTTGCCCATCTTCTTTTACCCTCCTCCAGCGAGACCTAGCCTTGTAGCGATTTGCGGTCGAAGTGAGGAGCTTGTAAGTGAAGCGGCTAAAAGATATGGATTTAAAAGACATTACACTGATTGGAAGAATTTAATTAAAGATGATGAGGTGGAGCTGTTCGATAATTGCGCTTCTAATAATATGCACGCTGAGCCCTGTATAGCCGCGGCTGAAGCTGGTAAACACGTTTTTTGCGAAAAGCCGCTAGCTCTCAACGCGAAGGAAGCTAAAAAAATGTGGGATGCAGTTGAAAAGGCGAAGGTGAAACATATGGTCGGCTTTAACTATCGTTTCGTGCCGGCGGTGAGGCTTGCCAGAAAGCTCATAGAAGAAGGACTGCTGGGAAGAATCTACCACTTCCGTGCAAGATACCTTCAAGAATGGATCATGGATCCTAACTTCCCCTTAATATGGAAGCTCAGGAAAGAAACGGCTGGTTTAGGCCCTCTAGGAGACCTAGGATCGCACATCATTGACTTAGGAAGATTCCTGATAGGTGAGGTTAAATCCGTTTCAAGCATAACGACCACCTTCATAAAAGAAAGACCATTACCCGAGCAGCCTGGAAAGAAAGGAAAAGTCACCGTTGAGGACGCTTTTGAAGCGGCTGTTGAGTTTGATAACGGAGCCGTTGGGACGTTAGAGGCCACAAGATTCGCAGGTGGTAGAAAGAACTTCAACAACTTTGAAATTAATGGGGAAAAAGCCTCCATAGAATTTAACTTGGAGAGGCTTAACGAGCTGAAAGTATACAACATAGCTGAGTTGAACAAAGACATTACGGGGTGGCATACCATACTTGTTACGGAAAGCTACCATCCATTCATCGAGTATTACTGGCCACATGGGCACATCATAGGATGGGAACACACCTTCATCAACGAAGTGTTTCACCTATTTGACGCCATAGTTAACGATAAAAAGATCGGACCCTACGCTGCGACGTTTGAAGACGGATATAAATGCAACGTTATAATGGACGCGATCTCGGATTCAGCTGAGAAAGGCAAAAGAATAGCAGTAAAATATTGA
- a CDS encoding electron transfer flavoprotein subunit beta/FixA family protein: MDIIVCVKHVPETAEAELKISANGKTIEKTGLVFNINEWDNYAVEEAVRIKEKFGGTVTVITVGTEDSDYTIRRCLAHGADNAIRLTDPRFEGSDGYAIAKILYSIIRNLHYDLILTGSQAGDDGYSMVGPTIAEMLNIPHVVLVKKIELEAGIARVHRELEGGFEEVVEVKLPALLAVQTGINEPRYVSITSIRRAMQKEIKVMSLADTGLSENEVGEAGSWLKIEKLHAPPVEKQIEFLKGNSEEVAAKIIKILRSRGLI; encoded by the coding sequence TTGGATATAATTGTTTGTGTCAAGCATGTACCAGAAACGGCTGAAGCAGAGCTTAAAATAAGCGCAAACGGCAAAACAATAGAAAAAACTGGTTTGGTATTCAACATTAACGAGTGGGACAACTATGCGGTAGAAGAGGCTGTGCGCATAAAGGAAAAGTTCGGTGGGACGGTTACGGTCATAACTGTAGGCACAGAAGACTCGGATTATACGATACGTAGATGTCTAGCTCACGGCGCAGACAATGCGATACGCTTAACGGATCCTAGATTTGAAGGTTCAGATGGCTATGCAATTGCAAAAATTCTTTACAGTATAATTAGAAATTTACACTACGATTTGATTTTGACCGGCTCTCAAGCTGGAGATGATGGCTATTCCATGGTTGGTCCAACAATAGCTGAAATGCTTAATATACCGCATGTTGTGCTCGTTAAAAAAATCGAGTTGGAGGCTGGAATTGCAAGGGTCCATCGTGAACTTGAAGGCGGATTTGAAGAGGTTGTTGAGGTTAAATTACCAGCGCTTTTAGCAGTTCAGACAGGTATAAACGAACCACGCTACGTTTCGATAACGAGTATACGCAGGGCAATGCAAAAAGAAATAAAAGTTATGAGTCTAGCAGATACGGGGTTAAGTGAAAATGAGGTTGGCGAAGCAGGATCATGGCTAAAAATAGAGAAATTACACGCGCCGCCAGTTGAAAAACAAATAGAATTTCTCAAGGGAAATTCAGAAGAGGTTGCAGCGAAAATTATTAAAATTCTTAGGTCAAGGGGGCTCATATGA
- a CDS encoding ABC transporter permease, which produces MKSSVLSKIWMDYLSKVRKEYLILIGATIVLSAIGAYFMSDFLTIQHQTELFRRISIPGIMALGQTLIILTGGVDLSVGANMMTVAIIGGIFFASMGELWLPMILILLFGALIGLLNGLGIGLLKVPPIVMTLGMMTALSGFTLVYTGGYPRGGAHNDLVNFVSTNVMGIPAPGIIWAILTIILWFVLRKTKFGREVYAVGSNPISSYLSGIQIKKILVAVYILAGLFTSISSLFYLGRIITPALSVAPAGIGLDYLLAALAIPVIGGTTFRGGEGGVIGTFIAAYLYGILRGLLIALGFGEAGILIFTGIIIAGIIVARQKVGA; this is translated from the coding sequence ATGAAGAGCAGTGTATTATCTAAGATTTGGATGGATTACTTATCCAAGGTTAGGAAGGAGTACCTTATTCTTATAGGAGCCACTATTGTATTATCAGCTATAGGCGCATATTTCATGTCTGATTTTCTGACTATTCAGCATCAGACTGAATTGTTCAGAAGAATTTCTATACCAGGGATCATGGCTCTGGGACAAACTTTAATCATTCTCACAGGGGGGGTAGATTTGTCGGTGGGAGCAAATATGATGACCGTAGCTATCATAGGGGGAATTTTCTTCGCGAGCATGGGAGAGCTATGGCTACCAATGATCTTAATACTTCTTTTTGGGGCGTTGATAGGGCTTCTAAACGGCTTGGGAATTGGCCTATTAAAAGTTCCACCAATAGTCATGACCTTGGGCATGATGACCGCTTTAAGCGGATTCACCCTTGTTTATACTGGCGGGTACCCTCGGGGAGGTGCGCACAATGATCTGGTAAACTTTGTCTCCACAAATGTGATGGGAATACCAGCTCCAGGAATCATATGGGCAATTCTAACCATAATTTTATGGTTTGTGCTTAGAAAGACAAAATTTGGTAGAGAGGTGTACGCTGTTGGATCGAATCCAATATCATCGTATCTCTCTGGAATCCAAATAAAGAAGATTTTAGTAGCAGTTTACATCCTTGCCGGACTTTTCACTTCAATATCCAGCCTATTTTATCTTGGAAGAATTATAACTCCCGCTCTCTCAGTAGCTCCAGCAGGGATCGGATTAGATTATTTACTGGCCGCTCTTGCAATCCCTGTTATAGGGGGAACTACATTCAGGGGAGGTGAAGGCGGAGTCATTGGGACGTTTATCGCAGCTTATTTGTATGGAATTCTTAGAGGCCTTCTAATCGCACTAGGGTTCGGTGAAGCTGGCATTCTAATTTTCACAGGAATTATAATAGCAGGAATCATTGTGGCAAGACAAAAGGTTGGCGCTTAA
- a CDS encoding substrate-binding domain-containing protein → MSKPVSRRDWAKTVGGTIAGLAVGAAAGYLAAPKAPAGPPVEKVVEKTVTVTGPGVTKTVTTTPGAELPWIGDYLAAPPDPQWHQWPRRNPPYKIGLAIAWSGNPWRFMQAAETKMMLDALVSIGWVKEWKLLDAGGDVLEQKRNVAQLEEWGMDALIIDPVRPDALIEDIERVTSKGIFTAICIEAPIPAPIGTLKNYGTIFNTNYYKSGYVQGKFVAEKLIEKHPPERRKVAVIRGIAGAPSNIQRWEGAKYAIDQYADKGVEIVAAVDSGWSPPKAREDAADIIAAHPEVRGWVTQGAMMMSSIPLALVDAGKDPKDHVMTGEDFVFNLKLQRKYGFEMMMCGNPQYQQALIIWRAIQGLSGMPVRKIDFFEPPYLTTEQLPYLWNLYEPIINELPDAAQLMTLLTPQQLKAVIK, encoded by the coding sequence ATGAGCAAACCAGTCTCAAGACGGGATTGGGCGAAGACTGTCGGCGGAACAATCGCTGGGTTAGCTGTTGGCGCTGCGGCTGGTTATCTTGCAGCACCAAAGGCACCCGCCGGCCCCCCAGTCGAGAAGGTTGTTGAAAAAACTGTTACCGTGACGGGACCAGGTGTAACGAAGACCGTAACGACAACTCCTGGAGCTGAGCTCCCTTGGATTGGAGATTATCTCGCAGCGCCACCAGATCCCCAATGGCACCAATGGCCACGACGCAATCCTCCATATAAGATCGGTTTGGCGATAGCTTGGAGTGGTAATCCATGGAGGTTTATGCAAGCCGCAGAAACAAAGATGATGTTAGACGCTCTCGTTAGCATTGGGTGGGTTAAAGAGTGGAAACTGCTAGATGCTGGAGGCGATGTTCTAGAGCAAAAAAGAAATGTCGCACAACTAGAAGAATGGGGAATGGATGCGCTGATTATCGATCCCGTTAGGCCTGACGCCCTCATTGAAGACATAGAAAGAGTCACGTCAAAAGGCATATTTACTGCGATTTGCATTGAAGCCCCAATTCCTGCACCGATCGGAACGTTGAAAAACTATGGAACAATATTCAATACGAACTACTACAAGAGCGGATATGTGCAAGGAAAATTCGTGGCGGAGAAATTAATAGAGAAACATCCACCAGAGCGTCGTAAGGTTGCAGTAATCAGAGGAATTGCCGGTGCCCCCTCAAACATACAACGGTGGGAAGGCGCAAAATACGCCATAGACCAATACGCTGACAAGGGCGTAGAAATCGTAGCGGCTGTAGATTCCGGTTGGTCTCCGCCTAAGGCTCGAGAGGATGCTGCCGACATCATAGCTGCGCACCCAGAAGTCAGAGGATGGGTAACCCAAGGGGCCATGATGATGTCCTCGATACCTTTGGCACTTGTGGACGCGGGAAAGGATCCGAAAGATCATGTGATGACTGGAGAAGACTTTGTCTTCAATCTAAAGCTCCAACGCAAATATGGATTTGAGATGATGATGTGCGGTAATCCCCAGTACCAACAAGCACTTATCATCTGGAGGGCCATTCAAGGCCTATCGGGTATGCCGGTTAGAAAAATTGACTTCTTCGAGCCACCTTACCTAACAACTGAACAGCTACCGTACCTGTGGAACCTCTACGAACCAATTATTAATGAACTACCAGACGCTGCTCAACTAATGACTCTACTTACACCGCAGCAATTGAAGGCCGTAATCAAATAA
- a CDS encoding sugar ABC transporter ATP-binding protein — MADIVSAKSITKTFPGVKALDDVDVSLKSGRIYSLVGENGAGKSTLVKILSGVYKCDKGKIFVDGIEAHYNAMEALLKYKIACVHQEPALIPEMTIAENFFLEIENRFYRGGFISHRLMKEMVRGILKEFNVDVDVDRKTKDLRPDEKRMVELARALYYEPKLLILDEITAPLTEDGVKLVFAHMKDLKESGKTVLFISHRLEEVLKVSDEAIVLKDGRLVGTASGKKINRDQIIEMMIGEKSTKLTFPDKASNIKEKKIFEVRNLKGKGINVDFEVREGEILALAGLRGQGMENVLRMIYGVMARESGDFYLNGEKIDVKGPKEAIDRGIIYISDDRDMEELWPNQSVMENIIIPSFNKYSKFGILNESGLNQLAKDNARRFNIKAPSLGALIMQLSGGNRQKVVFGKWICKNPKVILASCPAIGLDLATKAEVYKILRDLANKGIAVITYLSELSEVVNLPDRILVMRNGAVIEELKGDEITEENVLRAYFKEDST; from the coding sequence TTGGCCGACATCGTATCTGCTAAATCCATCACAAAAACCTTTCCAGGGGTTAAAGCGCTTGACGATGTTGACGTCTCCTTGAAATCTGGTAGAATATATTCTTTGGTTGGTGAAAACGGTGCTGGTAAATCTACGTTAGTTAAGATCCTATCAGGCGTGTACAAATGTGATAAGGGAAAAATATTTGTTGATGGTATAGAGGCTCATTATAATGCGATGGAGGCCTTGTTGAAGTATAAAATCGCATGTGTGCATCAAGAACCTGCTTTAATCCCTGAAATGACTATCGCTGAAAACTTCTTTTTGGAAATAGAGAATAGATTCTACAGAGGTGGCTTCATATCTCACAGGTTAATGAAAGAAATGGTAAGAGGCATCTTAAAGGAATTTAACGTAGATGTCGATGTTGATAGAAAAACAAAAGATCTGAGACCTGATGAAAAAAGAATGGTTGAGCTCGCCAGGGCGCTTTATTATGAGCCGAAACTCCTTATTCTTGATGAAATCACCGCTCCATTAACTGAGGACGGGGTCAAGCTAGTTTTTGCTCATATGAAGGATTTAAAGGAAAGTGGAAAAACTGTTCTCTTCATTTCGCATAGGTTAGAGGAAGTATTAAAAGTGAGCGATGAAGCTATCGTTTTAAAAGATGGAAGATTGGTCGGGACAGCTTCTGGTAAAAAAATAAATAGAGATCAAATAATTGAGATGATGATTGGTGAGAAGAGCACTAAACTTACTTTCCCTGATAAAGCTTCTAATATAAAAGAGAAAAAAATTTTTGAAGTTAGGAATTTAAAGGGAAAAGGAATAAATGTAGATTTTGAGGTTAGAGAAGGAGAGATTTTGGCTTTAGCTGGGCTGAGAGGACAGGGAATGGAAAACGTTCTCCGCATGATATATGGCGTTATGGCAAGAGAAAGCGGGGATTTCTATTTGAATGGAGAAAAAATAGATGTAAAAGGTCCTAAAGAAGCAATAGATCGTGGAATAATCTATATTTCGGACGATAGGGATATGGAAGAGTTATGGCCTAATCAATCAGTAATGGAGAATATAATTATTCCTTCATTCAATAAATATAGTAAATTTGGAATATTAAATGAATCCGGCTTAAATCAACTTGCAAAAGATAATGCGAGGCGGTTTAATATAAAAGCTCCCTCCTTAGGTGCATTAATAATGCAACTTAGTGGAGGAAACAGACAAAAAGTGGTATTTGGAAAATGGATATGCAAAAACCCTAAGGTAATACTTGCTAGCTGTCCCGCAATCGGTCTCGATTTGGCCACAAAAGCAGAAGTTTATAAAATTTTAAGAGATTTGGCAAACAAAGGCATAGCTGTTATAACATATTTATCCGAACTTTCTGAAGTAGTTAACCTTCCTGATAGAATATTAGTCATGCGGAACGGAGCTGTTATTGAGGAGTTAAAAGGTGATGAAATTACCGAAGAGAACGTATTGCGGGCCTATTTTAAAGAAGATTCAACTTGA
- a CDS encoding (Fe-S)-binding protein, with protein sequence MPLDDFRKEIYLCSRCGYCRDMVRARDNTDRLCPIRENTGGFEIYSSRGRNWIARQILEGSLSVKDFTEKFVDSLYSCLFCGNCTEHCLVLEPESWSRFPNNTFKDHIIDNNGITRSLRNLVVEEGIPPVEIRNVLHSVYRHGNPYGEPREKRDAWTKELGFNIKNATEERCEILFYVGSIASYNERNQKAVQAVARIMKLANVDFGIFGTREEDSGGEVRELGEEGLFEELAKRNLELFREHDITNVICFSPHDYNAFINYYPELLKEAWSRLNLKIQHYTEFLANLLRKEELAMKKLDKKVTFHDPCYLGRKNGIYDAPRQILQATGADLIEMRLSYSNSYCCGGGGGGLWYEPLDKPKVENERAKQALETGAEILAVACPNCAQMMEDGISAIESKIRVMDIAEIVEETINI encoded by the coding sequence ATGCCTTTAGATGATTTTAGAAAAGAAATCTACCTGTGCTCTAGGTGTGGTTATTGCAGAGATATGGTAAGAGCAAGAGACAACACAGATCGCCTATGTCCCATTCGAGAAAACACTGGTGGATTCGAGATCTACTCTTCAAGGGGAAGAAATTGGATTGCAAGACAGATCCTTGAGGGTAGCCTAAGCGTTAAAGACTTTACAGAAAAGTTTGTAGATTCATTATATTCATGCCTTTTCTGTGGAAATTGCACAGAACATTGCTTGGTGCTCGAACCTGAGTCTTGGAGCAGATTTCCTAACAACACATTTAAGGATCACATTATTGATAATAACGGGATAACAAGATCCCTAAGAAACTTAGTAGTTGAGGAAGGAATACCCCCGGTAGAAATCCGAAATGTTTTACATAGCGTTTATCGACATGGAAATCCATATGGTGAACCTCGGGAGAAGCGTGACGCTTGGACGAAGGAATTAGGCTTCAACATCAAAAATGCGACAGAAGAGAGATGTGAAATATTATTCTATGTTGGTTCCATCGCGTCTTACAACGAGCGAAACCAAAAAGCAGTACAGGCTGTCGCTAGAATCATGAAATTGGCAAATGTCGACTTTGGCATTTTTGGAACCCGGGAGGAAGATAGTGGAGGGGAGGTCAGGGAACTTGGAGAGGAAGGATTATTCGAGGAACTTGCTAAACGTAACCTAGAACTCTTCCGTGAGCATGATATTACTAATGTTATCTGCTTTTCACCTCACGATTATAATGCATTCATCAACTATTACCCTGAATTATTGAAAGAAGCGTGGTCTAGGTTAAATCTTAAAATTCAGCATTATACCGAGTTTCTTGCAAATCTCCTTCGTAAAGAGGAACTCGCTATGAAGAAGTTGGATAAAAAGGTGACTTTTCACGATCCCTGTTATCTAGGCAGAAAAAATGGAATCTACGATGCCCCCCGCCAGATACTCCAAGCAACAGGAGCTGACCTAATCGAAATGAGATTATCGTATTCTAATTCCTATTGTTGCGGAGGAGGTGGAGGAGGATTGTGGTATGAACCACTGGATAAACCCAAGGTGGAAAATGAACGGGCAAAACAGGCGCTTGAAACAGGCGCTGAGATACTCGCCGTAGCATGCCCCAATTGTGCACAAATGATGGAAGACGGAATAAGCGCAATTGAAAGTAAGATTAGGGTTATGGACATCGCTGAGATCGTTGAAGAAACTATTAACATATGA
- a CDS encoding (Fe-S)-binding protein — MKREIKMNFQELVLRHGLLKCMQCGMCTGGCPVARKAGLNVRRYMHEISVLNKLSIQLKNELWSCTMCSTCGVGCPRGLRPYEFLIDIRSMAVEEGRITSTIRDALESVFKNGNPWSITRSKRSEWSEDLNVKHVSEGAEILYYVGCTSAYDSRIQNVAKSFVSCLQKAGVNFGILGEEENCCGNEVYCMGEKGLFDFLVEENMKIFNKYAVKQIVTNCPHGFHAFKNLYNQTDFKPIHQTQLLFKLIEEKKLIITKGLKKKIIYHDPCFLGKRNGIYEEPREVIKSIPGVTLLEFNRSRTLSLCCEGGGGRMWVDIPGSRLAEIRVKDAVAAGADILVTACPFCLLTIEDAVRTTGNEGKIRIMDIAELLILAL; from the coding sequence GTGAAAAGAGAGATAAAAATGAATTTTCAAGAGCTCGTTTTGAGGCACGGTCTCCTTAAATGCATGCAGTGCGGAATGTGTACGGGCGGATGTCCAGTTGCAAGGAAAGCTGGTTTGAACGTTAGGCGATATATGCATGAGATCTCTGTGTTGAACAAGCTCAGTATTCAATTAAAGAACGAGTTGTGGAGTTGCACGATGTGTTCCACGTGTGGTGTTGGTTGCCCAAGAGGTTTGCGACCATATGAGTTTTTAATCGACATAAGGAGTATGGCTGTGGAAGAGGGACGAATTACGTCGACAATTCGTGATGCTCTTGAAAGTGTATTTAAAAACGGTAACCCATGGAGTATAACTCGTAGCAAACGTAGTGAATGGAGTGAAGACTTAAATGTCAAGCACGTTTCTGAAGGTGCTGAAATTCTATATTATGTGGGATGCACTTCAGCTTACGACTCACGTATTCAAAACGTCGCTAAAAGCTTCGTTTCATGCCTCCAAAAAGCTGGTGTAAACTTTGGAATCTTAGGCGAAGAGGAAAATTGCTGTGGTAATGAAGTCTATTGTATGGGCGAAAAAGGCTTATTCGACTTTCTAGTTGAGGAAAATATGAAAATTTTTAATAAGTATGCTGTAAAACAGATCGTTACAAACTGTCCACATGGATTCCACGCCTTTAAGAACCTTTACAATCAAACTGATTTTAAACCAATACACCAAACGCAACTGCTCTTTAAACTAATAGAAGAAAAAAAACTAATAATCACAAAAGGATTAAAAAAGAAAATTATTTACCATGACCCATGCTTTTTAGGTAAGCGAAACGGTATATACGAAGAGCCGAGGGAAGTTATCAAAAGTATTCCAGGCGTCACACTTTTAGAGTTTAACCGTTCAAGAACCCTAAGCTTATGTTGTGAAGGTGGGGGTGGAAGAATGTGGGTGGACATTCCAGGTTCAAGATTAGCTGAAATACGTGTAAAAGATGCTGTAGCGGCTGGAGCAGATATTTTAGTTACAGCATGTCCTTTCTGTCTTCTGACAATTGAAGATGCTGTAAGAACTACAGGAAACGAAGGGAAAATCAGAATAATGGATATCGCTGAACTTTTAATCCTTGCACTCTAA